The Nitrobacter hamburgensis X14 genome contains the following window.
AACCAGGTTGTGCCGGCATTCCGCGCCGGGCCGCGCGTGATTCGAAATCTCGTAGGCGGGCAAGCCATGACGCGCGCAGATCTCCTGCGTGACGTCATACAAAGCGCGCGAGATCGCCTCATCGGGTGTCTTGAGTTTGCCGGCCGCGTGCAGGCCGAAAAACGGCGTACCTTGTTCGATGGTCAATTGATAGAGCGACAGATGCTCTGCGGCTTCGGAGATCGCGCGCTGCAATTCCTCGCTCCACATCGCCGGCGTCTGATCGGGGCGCGCGTAGATCAGATCGAAGGAATAACGATCAAAGACCGAGCGCGCGATCGCCACCGCATCCAGCGCCTCGCGCGCGGTGTGCAGGCGTCCAAGTGCCTTTAGCGAAGCGTCGTCGAGCGCCTGCACGCCGAGCGAGACGCGATTGACGCCCGCAGCGCGATAGCCGCGGAACCGGGTGGCCTCGACGCTGGTCGGATTAGCCTCCAGCGTGATCTCGGCGTTATCGGCGACGCGCCAATTCTTTCCGATCGCCTCGAGGATGGCGCCGACGGTCTGCGGCTGCATTAATGACGGCGTACCGCCGCCGAGGAAAATCGAGGACACTTCGCGGCCGGGCGAGCGGGCGGCGGTGGTCTCGATTTCGCGTGTGAAGGCGCGAACAAAGCGCTCTTCATCGATCGGCGCGTGGCGCACATGACTGTTGAAATCGCAATACGGGCATTTCGACAGGCAAAACGGCCAGTGCACGTAGACGCCGAACGCAGTGGTCGGATCAGCGCTGGTCAAGAGACATCTCCGCCAGCTTCACGAACGCTCGGGCGCGATGCGACAGGCCAAGGCCGCGCGGTGGAAGCCCGTGCTTCTCAATGCTGGTCATCTCGCCGAAGGTGCGCGTGTGCCCGTCCGGCTGGAACGCCGGATCATAGCCAAACCCGGCCGTGCCGCGCGGCGGCCAGACCAGCGTGCCGTGCACGCGCGCTTCGACTTCCTCGAGATGGCCGTCCGGCCACGCGACGCACAGCGCCGAGACGAAGTGAGCCTTGCGCTTCTCCGCAGTCGTCGCGCCGCGCTCCTGCAACAGCCGCTCGATCCGGGTCATCGCTGCGGAAAAATCCTTGGTCTCGCCGGCCCAGCGCGCGGAGTAGATGCCCGGTGCGCCGTCGAGCGCATCGACGACCAGACCGGAATCGTCGGCAAAGGCTGGAAGCTTTGCGCTCCGGGCTGCGGCGACGGCCTTGATCGTGGCATTGGCGCGGAAATCGTCGCCGGTTTCCTCAGGCTCGCCGAGACCGAGTTCGCCTGCGGAGACCGCCTCGATGCCGTACGGCGCGAGCAACTCGCGCATCTCGGCGAGCTTGCCGGGATTGTGGGTGGCGATCACGAGCTTGCCGGCGATTCGACGATGCATGGCCGATCCTAGAGCCATTCCGACTTTGGTGGAATCAAAGTCGGGCTCCAGCTTCTTGTTTTGACGCGTTTTGACGCGAACCGGTACCCGCTTCGCGTCAAAACGCTATAGGAGGAGAGTCCTGCGGGCAAAACGCGCACGGGACGAATCACGCCACCGCCATTTTCTGCAAATCCACCAGCCGCGCGACCCCTTTTTTCGCGAGCGCCAGCAGCGCGAGAAATTCATCCTGCGAGAACGGTGTCTTCTCGGCGGTTCCCTGCACCTCGATGATGCGTCCGTCGCCGGTCATGACGAAATTGGCGTCGGTGTCGGCTTCTGAATCCTCCGCATAGTCCAGATCGAGGACGGGCGTGCCGTTGTAGATGCCGCATGAGACCGCCGCGACGTTGTCGCGAAGCACGCTGGTCTTGATCATGTTGCGGGCCTTCATCCAGCCGATGCAGTCGGCCAGCGCGACC
Protein-coding sequences here:
- the rdgB gene encoding RdgB/HAM1 family non-canonical purine NTP pyrophosphatase translates to MHRRIAGKLVIATHNPGKLAEMRELLAPYGIEAVSAGELGLGEPEETGDDFRANATIKAVAAARSAKLPAFADDSGLVVDALDGAPGIYSARWAGETKDFSAAMTRIERLLQERGATTAEKRKAHFVSALCVAWPDGHLEEVEARVHGTLVWPPRGTAGFGYDPAFQPDGHTRTFGEMTSIEKHGLPPRGLGLSHRARAFVKLAEMSLDQR
- the hemW gene encoding radical SAM family heme chaperone HemW, which gives rise to MTSADPTTAFGVYVHWPFCLSKCPYCDFNSHVRHAPIDEERFVRAFTREIETTAARSPGREVSSIFLGGGTPSLMQPQTVGAILEAIGKNWRVADNAEITLEANPTSVEATRFRGYRAAGVNRVSLGVQALDDASLKALGRLHTAREALDAVAIARSVFDRYSFDLIYARPDQTPAMWSEELQRAISEAAEHLSLYQLTIEQGTPFFGLHAAGKLKTPDEAISRALYDVTQEICARHGLPAYEISNHARPGAECRHNLVYWRGQEYAGIGPGAHGRLDIDGDRHAIATEKRPEAWLMRVEAIGNGIVADDLLNSEERADEFLLMGLRLREGIDPQRYAALSGRLLDPRRIAILREEGAIAISPDGRLRVTQDGFPVLDAVVADLAA